The following proteins are co-located in the Pyricularia oryzae 70-15 chromosome 1, whole genome shotgun sequence genome:
- a CDS encoding feruloyl esterase B, translating into MDEPARLQLLRRRSTRTGWESARRTQSLTVPGDINEGSAYDTADYAITPIEAGLSSDAYLSRKRHSDDVTQRSSLIKLGIMLVFSGAVIWTLVVAVTGSQSSTDAMLAKRLVNCDPAVLAAFLPSNAVIENVTSVQQGGTFGEGKANRWVSADPTGLPALCAVIVNVTSSPSSSYRFGMFLPSSPSSSSEADDKVSSGSWNGRLLTTGNGGFGGGIGWLFMAEGARRRFAVIATDTGHNSKSTEVAWALNEPEKRTDWGWRALHGSVEIGRNLTRGFYGEQAKYSYYSGCSTGGRQGLRELQMDPEAFDGVLVGAPAWYTTHLNTYAAKTGQFINQPETPGYIPAEMFAVIGKDVVRQCDADDGVEDGIVSLPDQCVPDLQRIRCDNRAANQSTCVNEAQLEMRCDEDSETCPSANPGADPTLLYTALSPGSEGQWAELYNRTEPTAYGLGYVRYFVYGDENWDWKRFDDEQLVRDAMRLDASGAEAVEYDISRFQDRGGKLIMYHGDSDGIVPVRGSNLYYDRTLEAMGEERMDGFFRYFRMPGMHHCLGTSMDAPWNIGAWGQSTAFGTNGTASVPGFEDPDHDALLALVEWVEKGRRVDKLVATTWNTWNNVSTGVRRQRPLCPWPARAVWDGDGDVNAAESWACRVDD; encoded by the exons ATGGACGAACCCGCACGCCTGCAGCTTCTCCGCCGGCGCTCGACGCGCACCGGCTGGGAATCCGCACGCCGCACTCAATCACTGACCGTCCCCGGCGACATCAACGAGGGCAGCGCGTACGACACTGCCGACTACGCCATCACACCCATCGAGGCCGGTCTCAGCAGCGACGCCTACCTCAGCAGGAAGCGGCACTCGGACGACGTGACGCAGCGGTCTTCCCTCATCAAGCTGGGCATCATGCTGGTTTTTTCCGGCGCCGTCATCTGGacgctcgtcgtcgccgtgaCCGGGTCCCAGTCCAGCACCGATGCGATGCTCGCCAAGCGCCTTGTCAACTGCGACCCGGCTGTGCTGGCGGCGTTCCTCCCGTCGAACGCGGTCATCGAGAACGTCACCTCCGTGCAGCAAGGAGGCACGTTTGGCGAGGGCAAGGCCAACCGCTGGGTCAGCGCGGATCCGACCGGCCTGCCGGCTCTGTGCGCCGTGATCGTTAACGTGACCAGCTCGCCGAGCTCCAGCTACCGCTTCGGCATGTTTCTACCGTCATCtccgtcatcatcatctgaAGCGGACGACAAAGTGTCCTCAGGTTCCTGGAACGGGCGCCTCCTGACCACAGGCAACGGCGGctttggcggcggcatcggcTGGCTCTTTATGGCGGAGGGGGCGCGGCGCCGGTTCGCCGTCATCGCGACCGACACGGGTCACAACTCGAAGAGCACCGAGGTGGCGTGGGCGCTGAACGAGCCCGAGAAGCGCACCGACTGGGGCTGGCGGGCACTGCATGGCTCTGTCGAGATCGGGCGGAACCTGACGAGGGGCTTCTACGGCGAGCAGGCCAAGTACTCGTACTACTCTGGCTGCTCGACCGGTGGACGGCAGGGGTTGAGGGAGCTGCAGATGGACCCGGAGGCGTTTGACGGGGTCTTGGTTGGCGCTCCGGCCTGGTACACGACGCACCTGAACACTTACGCGGCCAAGACGGGTCAGTTCATCAACCAGCCCGAGACCCCTGGCTACATCCCCGCGGAGATGTTTGCCGTCATTGGGAAAGACGTGGTGAGGCAGTGCGATGCCGACGACGGGGTGGAGGACGGCATCGTCAGCCTGCCGGATCAGTGCGTGCCTGATCTCCAGCGCATCAGATGCGACAACCGCGCAGCGAACCAATCCACCTGTGTCAACGAGGCGCAGCTGGAAATG CGCTGCGACGAGGACAGCGAAACATGCCCGTCTGCGAACCCAGGCGCGGATCCCACCCTGCTCTACACCGCGCTCTCGCCCGGGTCCGAGGGTCAATGGGCCGAGCTCTACAACCGCACGGAGCCGACGGCCTACGGGCTCGGCTACGTGCGCTACTTTGTGTACGGAGACGAGAACTGGGACTGGAAAAGGTTTGACGACGAGCAGCTCGTCCGCGACGCCATGAGGCTCGACGCGAGCGGCGCCGAGGCGGTGGAGTACGACATTAGCCGGTTCCAAGACAGGGGTGGCAAGCTGATCATGTACCACGGCGACTCGGACGGCATCGTGCCGGTGCGCGGCTCGAACCTCTACTACGACCGGACGCTGGAGGCCATGGGCGAGGAGCGGATGGACGGCTTCTTTCGGTACTTTCGCATGCCGGGGATGCACCACTGCCTGGGCACCAGCATGGACGCGCCGTGGAACATTGGCGCGTGGGGCCAGTCGACGGCGTTTGGCACCAACGGGACCGCGTCGGTCCCGGGCTTcgaggaccccgaccacgacgcGCTGCTGGCGCTGGTGGAGTGGGTCGAGAAGGGCAGGAGGGTGGACAAGCTGGTGGCGACGACCTGGAACACGTGGAACAACGTCAGCACCGGGGTCAGGAGGCAGAGGCCTCTGTGTCCCTGGCCGGCGAGGGCGGTTTGGGATGGCGATGGAGATGTGAATGCTGCGGAAAGTTGGGCGTGTCGGGTCGACGATTGA